One Alnus glutinosa chromosome 3, dhAlnGlut1.1, whole genome shotgun sequence genomic region harbors:
- the LOC133864219 gene encoding methylesterase 10-like, which produces MEGVKHFVLVHGASHGAWCWYKLVTLLKQVGHRVTALDLGASGINPKQLTEVISIWDYLQPLMEFMASLPQGETVILVGHSYAGLCISLAMESFPEKISMAVFLTAYMPSLESPPGTLIQEFFKRNPAESFLDSQFSWDSVTLGSDYMTTKMYSHCQSEDLELANMLVRPTKMFLGDFSKECMLTKEKYGSINRVFIVCEEDEVMQEDFQRLMIENCPPKEVNLIRGAAHMVMLSKPKELCQMLLEVAGRYQ; this is translated from the exons ATGGAGGGTGTGAAGCACTTTGTCTTAGTTCATGGAGCCTCCCATGGGGCTTGGTGCTGGTACAAGCTTGTCACCCTGCTCAAACAGGTTGGTCACCGTGTCACTGCTTTGGACCTTGGCGCTTCTGGGATCAACCCCAAGCAGCTGACGGAGGTCATTTCTATTTGGGACTATCTGCAGCCGTTGATGGAGTTCATGGCCTCTCTCCCTCAAGGAGAGACGGTGATTTTGGTTGGTCACAGCTACGCCGGCCTCTGTATATCTCTGGCCATGGAGAGCTTCcctgaaaaaatttcaatggcAGTTTTTCTCACGGCCTATATGCCAAGCTTAGAGTCTCCACCAGGAACTCTCATACAagaa TTCTTCAAAAGGAACCCTGCAGAATCCTTTTTGGATTCCCAGTTTTCATGGGATTCAGTAACCCTTGGCTCGGATTATATGACGACCAAGATGTACTCCCACTGCCAATCAGAG GACTTGGAACTGGCCAACATGTTGGTAAGGCCAACTAAGATGTTCTTGGGAGACTTTTCCAAGGAGTGTATGCTGACAAAAGAGAAATACGGGTCAATCAATCGGGTTTTTATAGTTTGCGAAGAGGATGAAGTGATGCAGGAAGATTTTCAGCGTTTGATGATTGAGAACTGCCCTCCTAAGGAAGTGAATTTAATTAGAGGAGCTGCCCATATGGTCATGCTCTCAAAGCCCAAGGAACTCTGCCAAATGTTACTTGAAGTTGCTGGGAGATACCAGTAG